A genomic region of Dunckerocampus dactyliophorus isolate RoL2022-P2 chromosome 8, RoL_Ddac_1.1, whole genome shotgun sequence contains the following coding sequences:
- the LOC129186716 gene encoding prefoldin subunit 5-like isoform X3, with protein MAVNLTDLSLPQLEGLKSQLDQEIEFLTSSIGQLKVVQTKYVEAKDSLNALNQNNQGKQLLVPLTSSMYVPGTLNDVEHVLVDVGTGYYVEKNVSDSKAFFKRKIDFLTKQIEKIQPALQEKHAMKQAVLEVMNVKIQQLQQSGQAFSTKA; from the exons ATGGCGGTTAATCTCACGGACTTGTCTCTGCCTCAGCTAGAGGGTCTTAAAAGCCAATTAGATCAG GAGATTGAGTTCCTGACGTCCTCAATAGGTCAACTCAAAGTCGTCCAGACCAAATACGTCGAAGCAAAAGATAGTTTGAATGCGCTCAACCAAAACAATCAAG GTAAACAACTACTGGTTCCACTTACAAGTTCT ATGTATGTGCCCGGCACGTTGAATGATGTGGAGCATGTCTTAGTGGATGTGGGCACAGGATATTATGTTGAAAAG AATGTATCCGATTCCAAGGCTTTCTTCAAACGGAAAATAGATTTCCTGACAAAGCAGATAGAGAAAATTCAGCCCGCACTTCAGGAGAAACATGCCATGAAACAAG CTGTGCTAGAAGTGATGAACGTAAAGATCCAGCAGCTGCAACAAAGCGGGCAGGCATTCAGCACCAAGGCTTAA
- the LOC129186716 gene encoding uncharacterized protein LOC129186716 isoform X1: MAVNLTDLSLPQLEGLKSQLDQEIEFLTSSIGQLKVVQTKYVEAKDSLNALNQNNQGKQLLVPLTSSMYVPGTLNDVEHVLVDVGTGYYVEKNVSDSKAFFKRKIDFLTKQIEKIQPALQEKHAMKQDFSFSKEKAHTRRRVRKELLHRWSTWQRIRPKQPQLLLQNPQLRFQMQRLLPHLHHRPGTHLLHPHPPGMLPTVADHRESLVKSGIKMVPLTPDMARSWILSSKENKNRTRQSDFPSLFHKSLFLALMVDLLFI, translated from the exons ATGGCGGTTAATCTCACGGACTTGTCTCTGCCTCAGCTAGAGGGTCTTAAAAGCCAATTAGATCAG GAGATTGAGTTCCTGACGTCCTCAATAGGTCAACTCAAAGTCGTCCAGACCAAATACGTCGAAGCAAAAGATAGTTTGAATGCGCTCAACCAAAACAATCAAG GTAAACAACTACTGGTTCCACTTACAAGTTCT ATGTATGTGCCCGGCACGTTGAATGATGTGGAGCATGTCTTAGTGGATGTGGGCACAGGATATTATGTTGAAAAG AATGTATCCGATTCCAAGGCTTTCTTCAAACGGAAAATAGATTTCCTGACAAAGCAGATAGAGAAAATTCAGCCCGCACTTCAGGAGAAACATGCCATGAAACAAG atttcagcttctcaaagGAAAAGGCCCACACGAGAAGAAGAGTGAGAAAAGAACTCCTGCATCGGTGGTCGACCTGGCAAAGGATTCGGCCAAAGCAACCACAGCTGCTCCTCCAGAATCCCCAACTCAGGTTTCAGATGCAGCGGCTCCTCCCTCATCTTCACCACAGGCCTGGCACCCACCTGCTGCATCCACACCCCCCAGGGATGCTTCCTACTGTTGCTGACCATCGTGAAAGCTTGGTGAAATCAGGGATTAAAATGGTTCCCCTCACTCCAGACATGGCAAGATCTTGGATTCTATCCTCAAAAgagaacaagaacagaacaagaCAAAGCGACTTCCCAAGCCTTTTTCACAAGTCACTTTTTCTTGCTCTGATGGttgatttattattcatttaa
- the LOC129186716 gene encoding uncharacterized protein LOC129186716 isoform X2 — MRSTKTIKDLVMGGESADQTAKSPDCRPCVQRSSQGRGSEVYQRTLAQPHRLASGGTQCNYTTRIMQNVSDSKAFFKRKIDFLTKQIEKIQPALQEKHAMKQDFSFSKEKAHTRRRVRKELLHRWSTWQRIRPKQPQLLLQNPQLRFQMQRLLPHLHHRPGTHLLHPHPPGMLPTVADHRESLVKSGIKMVPLTPDMARSWILSSKENKNRTRQSDFPSLFHKSLFLALMVDLLFI; from the exons ATGCGCTCAACCAAAACAATCAAG GACCttgtaatgggaggcgagagcgctgaccaaacggccaaaagcccggactgtcgaccgtgtgttcagcgcagctctcaaggcagagggagtgaggtttaccaacgtacacttgcacagcctcacaggctggcatccggtGGAACACAGTGTAACTACACCACACGGATTATGCAG AATGTATCCGATTCCAAGGCTTTCTTCAAACGGAAAATAGATTTCCTGACAAAGCAGATAGAGAAAATTCAGCCCGCACTTCAGGAGAAACATGCCATGAAACAAG atttcagcttctcaaagGAAAAGGCCCACACGAGAAGAAGAGTGAGAAAAGAACTCCTGCATCGGTGGTCGACCTGGCAAAGGATTCGGCCAAAGCAACCACAGCTGCTCCTCCAGAATCCCCAACTCAGGTTTCAGATGCAGCGGCTCCTCCCTCATCTTCACCACAGGCCTGGCACCCACCTGCTGCATCCACACCCCCCAGGGATGCTTCCTACTGTTGCTGACCATCGTGAAAGCTTGGTGAAATCAGGGATTAAAATGGTTCCCCTCACTCCAGACATGGCAAGATCTTGGATTCTATCCTCAAAAgagaacaagaacagaacaagaCAAAGCGACTTCCCAAGCCTTTTTCACAAGTCACTTTTTCTTGCTCTGATGGttgatttattattcatttaa
- the LOC129186716 gene encoding uncharacterized protein LOC129186716 isoform X4, producing the protein MRSTKTIKDLVMGGESADQTAKSPDCRPCVQRSSQGRGSEVYQRTLAQPHRLASGGTQCNYTTRIMQNVSDSKAFFKRKIDFLTKQIEKIQPALQEKHAMKQAVLEVMNVKIQQLQQSGQAFSTKA; encoded by the exons ATGCGCTCAACCAAAACAATCAAG GACCttgtaatgggaggcgagagcgctgaccaaacggccaaaagcccggactgtcgaccgtgtgttcagcgcagctctcaaggcagagggagtgaggtttaccaacgtacacttgcacagcctcacaggctggcatccggtGGAACACAGTGTAACTACACCACACGGATTATGCAG AATGTATCCGATTCCAAGGCTTTCTTCAAACGGAAAATAGATTTCCTGACAAAGCAGATAGAGAAAATTCAGCCCGCACTTCAGGAGAAACATGCCATGAAACAAG CTGTGCTAGAAGTGATGAACGTAAAGATCCAGCAGCTGCAACAAAGCGGGCAGGCATTCAGCACCAAGGCTTAA